A part of Thermococcus sp. SY098 genomic DNA contains:
- a CDS encoding V4R domain-containing protein, translating to MVGMEDVSVLIEKWRKIYKEEVRSKRKHREGIRLTPENYFNVVRPFFVKISPEDREYVRTFRMVSYGMLEYSPSLRTLILRGAGYNLARRLIETGEIRSIDDLPKVFLNQKIGLLDIVDESFSKMKVNIYECISCYRAPPIGRTLCDFEAGLIQGVMEELVGKNVTREIYCWGLGNSFCGFEVIFE from the coding sequence ATGGTTGGTATGGAAGATGTTAGTGTTCTAATAGAAAAGTGGAGGAAAATTTACAAAGAGGAGGTTAGAAGCAAAAGGAAACATAGAGAAGGGATTAGATTAACCCCGGAAAATTACTTCAATGTCGTACGTCCGTTTTTCGTGAAAATCTCCCCAGAGGATAGGGAATACGTGAGGACATTCAGAATGGTTTCTTATGGCATGCTTGAATACAGCCCATCTTTGAGGACTCTAATTTTGAGAGGTGCGGGGTATAATTTGGCTCGCAGGTTAATAGAAACTGGAGAGATTAGGAGCATTGATGACCTACCGAAGGTGTTCCTAAATCAAAAAATAGGGCTTCTTGACATTGTGGACGAGTCATTTAGCAAGATGAAAGTGAATATATATGAATGCATCAGTTGTTACCGAGCACCTCCTATTGGCAGAACCCTATGTGACTTTGAAGCAGGGCTTATTCAAGGGGTCATGGAAGAACTCGTTGGAAAGAACGTAACTCGTGAAATCTACTGCTGGGGACTTGGCAATTCTTTCTGTGGATTTGAAGTGATATTCGAGTGA
- the sfsA gene encoding DNA/RNA nuclease SfsA, whose protein sequence is MILLKLPIVEGEFIERINRFVGLVRIDGEVKRALITNTGRLEEFMVKGRKCFCIPKQGGKTDFVLIAFEDKNSKGAIIDTRIQARAFEKAVELGLISWLKDCHIKKREVKIGASRLDYLLDCSGEEIWVEMKSAVLREGEYAMYPDCPSLRGQKHIRELIKLRERSKRAMIIFIGALPDVKRFKPYVKGDPEIARLLKEAKDRGVEIKALSIALLPSGEIILERDNLEIEI, encoded by the coding sequence ATGATACTCCTGAAGCTTCCTATTGTTGAGGGAGAGTTCATTGAAAGAATAAATAGATTTGTTGGGTTGGTTAGAATAGATGGTGAAGTTAAGCGAGCCCTTATAACGAACACTGGACGCTTGGAGGAATTTATGGTCAAAGGTAGAAAGTGCTTCTGCATTCCCAAGCAGGGAGGAAAAACAGACTTTGTTTTGATAGCTTTTGAAGATAAAAACTCTAAGGGGGCTATAATTGATACAAGAATCCAAGCGAGGGCATTTGAGAAGGCTGTAGAGCTTGGATTAATTTCATGGTTGAAAGATTGTCATATTAAAAAGAGGGAAGTTAAAATCGGAGCTTCTCGGCTGGATTACCTTTTAGATTGCAGTGGGGAAGAAATTTGGGTTGAAATGAAAAGCGCTGTTCTCAGGGAGGGAGAATATGCAATGTATCCCGACTGTCCAAGCTTAAGGGGTCAGAAGCACATCAGAGAGCTCATAAAACTCCGGGAGAGAAGCAAAAGAGCCATGATTATCTTTATTGGTGCTCTGCCAGATGTTAAGAGGTTTAAGCCTTATGTTAAAGGTGATCCGGAAATTGCAAGACTTTTAAAGGAAGCAAAGGATAGAGGTGTTGAAATAAAAGCTTTGAGTATAGCTTTATTACCCTCCGGAGAGATCATTTTAGAGAGGGATAATCTCGAGATTGAAATTTAG
- a CDS encoding toprim domain-containing protein encodes MTIVDVRILVEGASDVEVVSKALQGLALGSEYNITISSIIPTTNLEIAKSAAAGADLLIIATDADRVGRELADRLFRELSELVGHVERMKIPLGHDLEHIDVELVRKELKNTLVRAGLKSLQLLPEYMALRNQLLDLKGKYDMLEQEKHSLESQLQEIEQKYEQLRQEYQRLKEENENLKILLDKRSNLVKIEEAWKQIFPGEEVPNEEIIGKAVERLGLQGRVIVGQGYIYAEEERLIEELLKIVYLTMTIAKPEGREPPEERVDESERIEETKETEVFHEKIEEL; translated from the coding sequence ATGACGATTGTGGATGTTAGAATTTTAGTTGAAGGTGCGAGCGACGTTGAGGTTGTTAGCAAAGCATTGCAGGGTCTTGCATTGGGGAGTGAATACAACATAACGATTTCCTCAATAATTCCAACGACGAATTTAGAAATTGCAAAAAGCGCAGCGGCTGGGGCAGATTTGCTAATAATAGCAACTGACGCCGATAGGGTTGGGAGAGAACTTGCAGACAGACTTTTCAGGGAGCTCAGCGAATTAGTTGGACACGTTGAAAGAATGAAAATACCGCTTGGGCATGACTTAGAGCACATAGATGTCGAGCTTGTGAGGAAAGAGCTCAAAAATACCCTTGTGAGAGCGGGGTTAAAGAGTCTGCAGCTTCTCCCGGAGTATATGGCACTCAGGAACCAGTTGCTTGACTTAAAAGGAAAATACGATATGCTTGAACAAGAGAAGCACAGCCTCGAAAGTCAGCTCCAGGAAATTGAGCAGAAATATGAGCAGCTTAGGCAGGAATATCAGAGGTTAAAGGAGGAAAATGAAAACTTAAAAATACTCCTTGACAAGAGAAGCAACTTGGTGAAGATTGAAGAGGCTTGGAAGCAGATTTTTCCGGGGGAAGAGGTTCCAAACGAGGAAATCATAGGGAAAGCCGTTGAAAGGCTCGGGTTACAAGGTAGGGTAATTGTCGGTCAAGGATACATTTACGCAGAAGAGGAAAGACTGATTGAAGAGCTCTTAAAGATTGTATATCTTACCATGACAATTGCAAAACCAGAAGGACGAGAACCACCAGAAGAAAGAGTTGATGAAAGTGAGAGAATAGAAGAGACTAAAGAAACCGAGGTCTTTCATGAAAAAATAGAAGAGCTTTGA
- the xerA gene encoding site-specific tyrosine recombinase/integron integrase has product MDIEEFEMYLELEGKSPNTIRMYSYYVKRFLEEGNDLNARSALRFLAMLKKSGYSNKSLNLVVQALKAYFRFEGLEEEAKKIKSPKVPRSLPKSLTKEEVKKLLSAIPPTRKRDRLIVLLLYGSGLRVSELCNLKINDVDFKRSLIIVRGGKGGKDRIVPVPGALLKEIEDYLKMRKDNSEYLLVEERRNRKDRLSPKTVWYILDKYGKKAGIKVTPHMLRHSFATHMLENGIDIRVIQEILGHSNLSTTQIYTKVTVEHLRRAQEKAKLIESLIE; this is encoded by the coding sequence ATGGACATTGAAGAATTTGAAATGTACCTTGAGCTGGAGGGCAAGAGCCCGAACACCATTAGAATGTATTCCTATTACGTGAAGAGGTTTTTAGAAGAGGGAAATGACTTAAATGCCCGTTCTGCCCTTCGCTTCTTGGCAATGCTTAAAAAAAGTGGGTATTCTAACAAAAGTTTAAATCTCGTTGTTCAAGCATTGAAAGCCTATTTTAGATTTGAAGGACTTGAGGAAGAAGCCAAAAAAATAAAATCTCCGAAAGTCCCGAGAAGCTTGCCAAAAAGTTTAACAAAAGAGGAAGTGAAGAAACTTCTAAGTGCAATTCCACCAACAAGAAAAAGGGATAGACTTATTGTGTTACTGCTCTACGGCTCTGGACTTAGAGTAAGCGAGCTCTGCAATTTAAAAATCAACGACGTTGACTTTAAGCGCTCTTTAATTATCGTTAGAGGAGGAAAAGGCGGAAAGGATAGGATAGTACCAGTCCCGGGAGCTCTCCTCAAGGAGATTGAAGATTACTTAAAAATGAGAAAGGATAACAGTGAATATCTGCTTGTCGAAGAAAGAAGAAATAGGAAAGACAGGCTCTCACCAAAAACAGTGTGGTACATTCTCGACAAATATGGAAAAAAAGCTGGGATAAAGGTCACCCCCCATATGCTCAGGCACAGCTTTGCCACCCATATGCTCGAAAACGGAATTGATATTAGAGTCATTCAGGAAATTCTGGGGCATTCAAACCTTTCAACGACCCAAATTTACACCAAAGTCACCGTTGAACACTTAAGGAGAGCACAAGAAAAGGCAAAGTTAATTGAGAGTTTGATAGAATGA
- the pfkC gene encoding ADP-specific phosphofructokinase: MIDVFQDAQKLSLYLAYNVNVDAIVYLRKEHIEKLIRELGAENIKSRMEDYPREINEPIDFVARLIHALKTGKPMAVPLVNEEMHTWFDERFKYDVERMGGQVGIIANLLANLDFKKVIAYSPILAKRQAQMFVNKPNLLYPVVENGKLVLKKPIEAYRENDPVKVNRIFEFRKGTRFKLGNEVIEVPHSGRFIVASRFESIRIETKEDLKPFLPEIGEIVDGAILSGYQGIKKRYSDGKDANYYLRKAKEDIRLLKKNKDIKIHVEFASIQDRELRKKVIYNIFPLADSVGMDESEIAHILNSLGYPKLADRIFNYNRIEDTVLGGKIILDELNLEILQIHTIYYLMYITYKDNPLSEDELRQSLEIATTLAAARASLGDIKSPDDFKVGLRVPYNEYGEFVKLRFEEAKRKLRTREYKIVIIPTRLVKNPVSTVGLGDTISAGAFTSYLALLRRKGMY, encoded by the coding sequence ATGATTGATGTTTTTCAAGATGCCCAAAAGCTCAGCTTGTACTTAGCGTACAATGTCAACGTGGATGCAATAGTTTACCTCAGAAAGGAGCACATTGAAAAGCTGATCAGAGAGCTTGGGGCAGAGAACATAAAGAGTAGAATGGAAGATTATCCAAGGGAAATCAATGAACCTATTGATTTTGTTGCTCGTCTCATTCATGCTCTAAAAACGGGAAAGCCTATGGCTGTTCCTCTTGTAAATGAAGAAATGCACACATGGTTTGATGAGAGATTTAAGTACGACGTGGAGAGAATGGGAGGTCAAGTTGGAATCATTGCCAACCTTCTTGCTAATCTTGATTTTAAAAAAGTTATAGCATACTCCCCCATTTTAGCTAAGAGACAGGCTCAAATGTTTGTTAACAAGCCAAATCTTCTTTATCCTGTTGTTGAGAATGGAAAGCTGGTTTTGAAGAAGCCGATTGAAGCTTATCGTGAGAATGATCCCGTAAAAGTGAACAGGATTTTTGAATTTAGAAAAGGAACAAGATTTAAACTGGGTAATGAGGTTATAGAAGTTCCTCACTCTGGTCGCTTTATTGTTGCTTCTCGTTTCGAGAGCATTCGGATCGAGACCAAAGAAGACTTAAAGCCATTTTTACCAGAAATTGGTGAGATTGTAGATGGTGCCATTTTATCTGGATATCAGGGAATTAAAAAACGATATTCTGATGGAAAAGATGCCAACTATTATCTGAGAAAGGCAAAAGAAGATATAAGACTTCTTAAGAAAAACAAGGACATCAAAATCCATGTGGAGTTTGCATCAATTCAGGACAGAGAGCTGAGAAAGAAGGTTATCTACAACATTTTTCCCTTAGCAGATAGCGTTGGAATGGATGAGTCAGAGATTGCTCACATTCTAAATTCCCTTGGATATCCAAAGCTTGCAGATAGGATTTTTAACTACAACAGAATTGAAGATACCGTTTTAGGCGGTAAGATCATTCTTGATGAGCTCAATCTTGAAATTTTGCAGATTCATACGATCTACTATCTTATGTACATCACCTATAAAGACAATCCACTCAGCGAAGATGAGCTCAGGCAGAGCTTGGAGATTGCAACAACACTTGCAGCAGCAAGAGCTTCTCTTGGAGACATTAAAAGTCCAGATGACTTTAAAGTAGGCTTGAGAGTGCCTTATAATGAATATGGTGAATTTGTGAAACTTAGGTTTGAGGAGGCAAAAAGAAAACTGAGAACGAGGGAATATAAGATTGTTATCATCCCAACAAGGCTGGTTAAAAACCCAGTATCAACAGTAGGACTTGGAGATACCATTTCAGCGGGAGCATTTACGAGCTACCTCGCCTTATTGAGAAGAAAGGGCATGTATTAG
- a CDS encoding aspartate/glutamate racemase family protein translates to MYGWRGRIGLIVPSSNTTMEMELHSALPEGVSLHTARMPLKGITEEELLKMSSLAVDSARLLKDADVDLILYGCTSGSFIGGINFEAELEEKIEREVNIPVVTTSTAVIEALKILDAQQIMVITPYTDEINQREKEFLEANEFEVLDIRGLGIVDNVQVGKLEPYEAYRIAKAMFIDDVDAVFISCTNLRTFEIIQPLEEDLGVPVVTSNQASLWLVLRELDIRERIPWLGRLFMEY, encoded by the coding sequence ATGTATGGATGGAGAGGCAGAATTGGGCTGATTGTTCCCTCATCAAACACCACGATGGAGATGGAGCTTCACTCTGCCCTGCCTGAGGGTGTTTCTCTTCACACAGCAAGGATGCCATTAAAAGGCATTACAGAGGAAGAACTTTTAAAAATGAGCTCCCTTGCGGTTGATAGTGCACGACTTTTAAAAGATGCGGATGTTGATTTAATCCTTTATGGATGTACCAGTGGTTCTTTTATAGGCGGAATTAATTTTGAGGCTGAACTCGAGGAAAAAATTGAAAGGGAGGTTAACATTCCGGTTGTAACAACAAGCACAGCTGTTATTGAGGCACTGAAGATATTGGATGCCCAGCAGATTATGGTAATAACCCCCTATACTGATGAAATAAATCAGAGAGAAAAGGAATTTCTTGAGGCTAACGAATTTGAGGTTCTTGATATTAGGGGACTCGGAATTGTTGATAACGTTCAAGTGGGAAAGCTTGAACCCTATGAAGCTTATCGTATTGCAAAAGCAATGTTCATTGATGACGTGGATGCAGTTTTCATAAGTTGCACCAACTTGAGAACTTTTGAAATAATCCAGCCTCTTGAGGAAGATTTGGGTGTACCAGTTGTTACAAGCAATCAGGCATCACTGTGGCTTGTCCTGCGAGAATTGGACATTCGGGAGAGAATTCCATGGCTTGGAAGGCTCTTCATGGAATATTGA
- a CDS encoding nitroreductase family protein, whose amino-acid sequence MELSEAINKRTSVRFYEEREVDEETLRELIKAAIRAPTASGLENWLFVAYKSKDIREKLYELIKQGHIEYFTERGLPEEKMKKLLKRFEEGMYKAPIYLGVFINKNVKALKDEKYRELEFCFALESAAMAIENLMLKAVELGLGTCYIGVACFEQIEKELKKMAGLGEEYFLVGLITIGYPKGGISPRERKKSVEEVLKII is encoded by the coding sequence ATGGAGCTAAGTGAGGCTATAAACAAGAGAACATCAGTAAGATTTTATGAGGAGAGAGAAGTTGATGAGGAAACTTTAAGAGAGCTAATTAAAGCCGCCATAAGAGCACCGACTGCAAGCGGACTGGAGAACTGGCTTTTTGTAGCATACAAAAGTAAGGACATTCGGGAAAAACTCTATGAGCTCATAAAGCAGGGGCATATCGAATATTTTACTGAAAGAGGATTACCAGAGGAAAAAATGAAGAAACTTCTCAAGAGATTCGAAGAAGGGATGTACAAGGCACCGATTTATTTGGGAGTATTCATTAACAAAAACGTTAAAGCACTGAAAGATGAGAAATACAGAGAATTGGAGTTCTGCTTTGCATTAGAAAGTGCTGCAATGGCGATTGAGAACTTAATGCTAAAGGCTGTTGAACTCGGATTAGGGACTTGTTATATAGGAGTAGCATGCTTCGAACAAATAGAAAAGGAGCTCAAGAAGATGGCAGGTCTGGGAGAAGAGTACTTCCTTGTGGGGTTGATAACAATAGGATATCCGAAGGGAGGGATTTCTCCGAGAGAAAGAAAGAAAAGTGTCGAAGAGGTGCTAAAAATAATTTAG
- the thiI gene encoding tRNA uracil 4-sulfurtransferase ThiI gives MFNCVIIRYGEIGTKSKQTRRWFENILVNNIREALVSERIEYKSIFAKHGRIIVKTNKAKESVDVLKRVFGIVSLSPAMEVNAELEKINRTALKLFRKKKRELNLEKPKFRVTARRITKEFPLKSPEIQAKVGEYILANEEADVDLKNYDINVGIEIMEGKAYIFVDKIKAFGGLPIGTQGKVVTLLSGGIDSPVAAFLMMKRGCEVIPVHIYMGEKTLEKVRKIWNQLKKYHYGGKSDLIVIKPKERERILQKLKELGRENYTCIFCKFMMVKNADKIAREFGAKGIVMGDSLGQVASQTLENMYIVSQASDLPIYRPLIGLDKEEIVRIAKEIGTFELSTLPEDEIPFIPKHPVIRGSWEEFKKLYREIFGEEPKKRGC, from the coding sequence ATGTTTAACTGTGTGATAATTCGATATGGAGAAATTGGAACAAAATCAAAGCAAACAAGAAGATGGTTTGAGAACATATTAGTCAATAACATTAGAGAGGCGTTGGTCAGCGAGAGAATTGAGTACAAAAGTATCTTTGCAAAACATGGAAGGATAATAGTCAAAACAAATAAAGCAAAAGAGAGTGTGGATGTTTTAAAGCGTGTATTTGGCATTGTTTCCCTTTCTCCAGCGATGGAAGTTAATGCTGAATTAGAAAAAATCAACAGGACTGCTCTGAAGCTCTTCCGCAAAAAGAAGAGAGAGCTTAACCTGGAAAAGCCCAAGTTCAGAGTTACAGCGAGACGAATTACAAAGGAGTTTCCTCTGAAAAGTCCAGAAATCCAAGCTAAAGTTGGTGAGTATATCCTGGCGAATGAAGAGGCTGATGTTGATTTGAAAAACTATGACATAAATGTTGGGATTGAAATTATGGAAGGCAAAGCCTATATCTTTGTTGATAAAATAAAAGCCTTTGGCGGCTTACCCATAGGGACACAAGGGAAAGTTGTCACTCTGCTTAGCGGCGGGATAGATTCTCCTGTGGCAGCGTTTCTCATGATGAAGAGGGGCTGTGAGGTGATTCCAGTTCATATATACATGGGAGAGAAAACCCTTGAAAAAGTCAGAAAAATATGGAATCAGCTGAAAAAGTATCACTATGGTGGAAAAAGTGATTTAATCGTGATCAAACCAAAGGAAAGAGAAAGAATTCTCCAAAAGCTTAAGGAGCTTGGGAGGGAAAACTACACCTGCATTTTTTGCAAGTTCATGATGGTGAAAAATGCCGATAAGATAGCGAGAGAATTTGGAGCTAAAGGCATTGTCATGGGGGACTCCCTCGGACAGGTTGCATCCCAAACGCTGGAAAATATGTATATAGTCAGTCAAGCGAGTGATTTACCTATTTACAGACCGCTCATAGGACTGGACAAGGAAGAGATAGTAAGAATAGCAAAGGAGATAGGTACTTTTGAGTTATCAACACTTCCAGAGGATGAAATCCCATTTATCCCAAAGCACCCAGTGATTAGAGGTTCTTGGGAGGAGTTCAAAAAGCTCTACAGAGAAATCTTTGGGGAAGAACCCAAAAAGAGAGGATGCTAA
- a CDS encoding PLP-dependent cysteine synthase family protein, whose product MYFAKLEFFNPFSRSIKDRAVFNMLMRARERGEINGTNRLFEATSGNVGIAMASISNILGVKFRAYIPKPTPKTTEIIMKVLGAEIVRTEFETIDPSMIEFVKKEARENNAVNLNQFENEDNFEAHYKYTAREIDEQLKSIGKKPDVIVAGIGTSGHIAGISKYLKEKYDTKIIGVVPAKGEKIPGIKRLETKPKWVPMVEIDQIVEITLKEAIEGAIKIARNDGILIGLSAGATVRALEMLRDEYKGTAVLMFPDDGFKYVEIFERYLSGRI is encoded by the coding sequence ATGTATTTTGCCAAGTTAGAGTTCTTTAACCCCTTCAGCAGGAGCATAAAAGACAGAGCTGTTTTTAACATGCTTATGAGAGCCAGAGAGCGGGGAGAAATAAACGGAACAAACAGACTTTTTGAGGCAACTTCTGGAAATGTCGGGATTGCAATGGCTTCTATATCAAACATTCTTGGAGTTAAGTTCAGAGCATACATTCCAAAGCCAACTCCAAAAACTACAGAGATCATAATGAAAGTCCTTGGTGCAGAAATAGTAAGAACTGAATTTGAAACAATAGACCCTTCGATGATTGAATTTGTAAAAAAGGAAGCAAGAGAGAATAATGCTGTAAACCTCAACCAGTTTGAAAATGAAGATAATTTTGAGGCACATTACAAATATACAGCAAGGGAAATAGACGAGCAACTGAAGAGCATAGGAAAAAAACCGGATGTCATAGTGGCTGGAATTGGAACTTCAGGGCACATAGCGGGCATATCCAAGTACCTTAAAGAGAAGTACGATACCAAAATAATAGGGGTGGTTCCGGCAAAAGGAGAGAAAATCCCAGGGATAAAAAGACTTGAGACAAAACCAAAGTGGGTGCCCATGGTAGAGATTGACCAGATAGTTGAGATAACTTTAAAAGAGGCAATTGAGGGTGCCATAAAAATTGCCAGGAACGATGGTATTTTGATAGGTTTAAGTGCAGGAGCAACTGTGAGAGCTCTTGAAATGCTCAGGGATGAATACAAAGGCACAGCAGTATTGATGTTTCCTGACGATGGATTTAAATATGTTGAGATATTTGAAAGATACTTGAGTGGCAGAATATGA
- a CDS encoding zinc ribbon domain-containing protein — MLFCPKCGTEVDVEFDFCPVCGYDLRKVKEKLGLRGGISKSGKEQKEHGEELKVAELKIGKKLFKKEVKCEVEVNGVSIDLERFTGNDKEIKLGKLTLEEALDVFAKLPKKYSKKEQKDIEKGKKIPVTMIIDREEGALFMYLTPDGTYLLQGGVRALGLAFDISLNASYTEVMNLIERFYTDEKIFEEWTEAIERAREEEKKHRALGKALVFEDEYYGPDQYLCVLRDGIAKGLVDENDVVFPVLFYPYDMITEIKLDKGWTSSVVDIKYRDPKKGKIRKVVFSISKEGYHDVKNALMSIVPEKVKVKRGIL; from the coding sequence ATGTTGTTCTGCCCTAAGTGCGGCACAGAGGTTGATGTGGAGTTTGATTTCTGCCCTGTCTGTGGCTATGACTTGAGGAAAGTCAAAGAAAAGCTTGGACTACGAGGGGGAATTTCAAAATCCGGGAAAGAACAAAAAGAACATGGAGAAGAATTGAAAGTTGCAGAACTGAAAATTGGTAAAAAACTTTTCAAGAAAGAAGTTAAATGCGAAGTAGAAGTTAATGGAGTTTCCATTGATTTGGAAAGGTTTACAGGAAACGACAAAGAGATAAAGCTCGGGAAATTAACGTTAGAAGAGGCATTAGATGTTTTTGCAAAACTCCCCAAGAAGTATTCAAAAAAAGAACAGAAGGACATTGAAAAGGGTAAGAAAATACCGGTTACAATGATAATTGATCGAGAAGAAGGAGCATTGTTCATGTATCTGACGCCTGACGGTACTTACCTTCTTCAAGGAGGTGTTAGGGCACTTGGCTTGGCATTTGATATATCCCTAAACGCTAGCTACACAGAAGTTATGAACCTTATTGAGAGGTTTTACACTGATGAGAAAATATTTGAAGAATGGACTGAAGCAATAGAGCGAGCCAGGGAGGAGGAAAAGAAACACAGAGCACTTGGTAAAGCTCTGGTATTTGAAGATGAATACTATGGACCTGATCAGTATCTCTGCGTGCTTAGAGATGGCATAGCTAAGGGATTAGTAGATGAGAACGATGTGGTTTTCCCAGTGCTGTTCTATCCATATGACATGATCACAGAAATTAAGTTGGACAAAGGTTGGACTTCCTCAGTAGTTGATATTAAGTACCGCGACCCTAAGAAGGGCAAAATTAGAAAGGTCGTGTTCAGCATTTCAAAAGAAGGATATCATGATGTTAAGAATGCACTCATGAGTATAGTTCCCGAAAAAGTAAAGGTTAAAAGGGGAATATTATAG
- a CDS encoding zinc ribbon domain-containing protein gives MSHNFRFCPYCGGELRGDFRFCPYCGASLESTRTAQNAPEPRTPERKAPVMERVSTPQPIIEPEEFQRGFSLSYIPVGKVTSKEKKLNIHIGGVNKNFAFDGSKGIKLGKLRLTEALRAFEKLPKSYPRSLSENDNLIQFEVNHRLYIGLSPIDEEKYRIVAIIGSGHVYAGAIVFTVLEDADYDEAVEAIKRYYREGDEFLKNAYKAKEKFLEEKETSEGKYLLKIPGVFIRYDTEAYISSVLYLVKEGLKFYPHDGNYLHMEMPEDLPYFAREGIEKIKFNKKYTEMEITYRDDNGRKKTFTYAFLIPEEGRRYYQILSSEFPGRVKVKGGWFG, from the coding sequence TTGTCCCATAACTTTAGATTTTGTCCCTATTGTGGAGGCGAGCTTAGGGGGGACTTTAGATTCTGCCCATACTGTGGAGCATCCCTTGAGAGCACCAGGACCGCTCAAAATGCTCCAGAGCCCAGAACTCCCGAACGAAAAGCTCCCGTAATGGAGAGAGTTTCCACCCCTCAACCCATAATCGAGCCGGAAGAATTTCAGAGAGGATTCTCTCTGAGCTATATCCCAGTTGGCAAAGTTACATCAAAAGAGAAAAAGTTGAATATCCATATTGGAGGGGTCAACAAAAACTTTGCTTTTGACGGCTCAAAGGGTATAAAACTGGGAAAACTGAGACTCACCGAGGCTCTAAGAGCTTTTGAAAAACTTCCAAAGTCATATCCACGATCACTCTCGGAGAATGACAATCTCATCCAATTTGAAGTTAATCACCGCCTTTACATAGGGCTGAGTCCTATAGATGAAGAAAAATACAGAATCGTTGCAATTATAGGCTCAGGACATGTTTATGCAGGAGCAATTGTGTTCACAGTACTTGAAGATGCAGATTATGATGAAGCAGTTGAAGCGATAAAAAGATATTATAGGGAGGGGGATGAATTCCTCAAAAATGCTTACAAAGCCAAAGAGAAGTTCTTGGAAGAAAAGGAGACATCAGAAGGCAAATACCTTCTCAAGATACCAGGAGTTTTTATAAGGTACGACACAGAAGCATACATCTCTTCGGTTCTATATCTCGTGAAGGAAGGGCTTAAGTTTTATCCGCATGATGGAAACTATCTCCATATGGAAATGCCAGAAGATTTGCCGTATTTTGCAAGGGAAGGCATAGAAAAGATAAAATTCAACAAAAAGTACACCGAGATGGAGATAACTTATAGAGATGACAACGGCAGAAAGAAGACATTCACATATGCCTTTCTTATACCAGAAGAAGGAAGACGGTATTATCAGATTCTCTCGTCTGAATTTCCCGGAAGAGTTAAAGTTAAAGGGGGTTGGTTTGGATGA